A stretch of Kazachstania africana CBS 2517 chromosome 7, complete genome DNA encodes these proteins:
- the AIM24 gene encoding Aim24p (similar to Saccharomyces cerevisiae YJR080C; ancestral locus Anc_7.446), producing the protein MRRFSTGNNILRTSQIVKDTIPSTSNSGSQVSFKLVNNPPTIASLSISPHIPVYIRKGCLVSIFNNNDYSNLFIRNEFTNFWSNALNLSFNQYHKLYSNHNSFNCLVSTNTKINKNRQSTLYHLNLDGTMDWNVTGRDSILAFEKNTSLDIVPSSSLKFQNKLSNFNLLKGKGNLIINGIGSIIKIDLKSPNDEILLNTKNLLAISGKSQLDINKSIAEIKLSHGIVQNYRAQTLSAKKDYQFYKTLGHNIYHWLLLKFRLLKYGSPLKFVKITGPRNILIQSFNNTVIDPSIDYTLPPLPPDSSEASVGSKINDVKSDVKFANVYKDGRIKFESK; encoded by the coding sequence ATGAGACGGTTTAGTACTGGAAACAATATTCTGCGTACATCACAGATTGTTAAGGATACCATTCCCAGCACTTCAAATTCGGGTTCACAGGTCAGTTTCAAACTAGTCAATAATCCACCAACAATAGCATCCCTATCCATATCACCTCACATTCCAGTTTACATTAGAAAAGGTTGTCTGGTTTCAATATTCAACAATAATGATTATTCTAATTTGTTCAtaagaaatgaatttacaaatttttggtCAAATGCTTTAAATTTAAGTTTCAATCAATATCATAAACTCTATTCCAATCataattcattcaattgcTTGGTCTCAACTaatacaaaaattaataaaaacaGACAATCTACGTTGTACCACCTCAATCTAGATGGTACTATGGATTGGAATGTTACGGGTAGGGATTCCATCTTggcatttgaaaaaaatacaagTCTAGACATTGTACCATCATCTTccttaaaatttcaaaacaaattatcaaattttaatttaCTAAAAGGTAAAGGGAATCTCATAATCAATGGTATAGGttctattatcaaaattgatctAAAATCCCccaatgatgaaattttattaaatactaaaaatttattagcAATAAGTGGTAAATCACAATTAGATATTAACAAGTCTATTGCggaaataaaattatcCCATGGAATAGTACAAAATTATCGTGCACAAACTTTATCGGCCAAGAaagattatcaattttataaaacATTGGGTCACAACATCTACCATTGGCTACTGTTGAAATTTAGATTACTCAAATATGGAAGTCCCTTGAAATTTGTCAAAATCACTGGTCCAAGAAACATTCTTATCCAGAGTTTCAATAACACTGTCATAGATCCAAGTATCGACTATACTTTACCACCTCTACCACCAGACTCTTCAGAAGCAAGTGTAGGCTCCAAAATAAACGATGTAAAGAGCGACGTGAAGTTCGCAAATGTATATAAAGATGGCCGAATTAAATTCGAGAGTAAATAG
- the MIX23 gene encoding Mix23p (similar to Saccharomyces cerevisiae YBL107C; ancestral locus Anc_7.443), with amino-acid sequence MNSNEELVVEAPTQLTLDANLQFKRQASEVSQKKLVINRERCIDPTLIDSFLSALRHGSDDVIRQKINNYVKDSTTLPSRIDKCNEFVKDELYPNWKLRKEVINFCELQATKMQKELETHSDRRNTTLVDARIDPYAERDLREQEEMKYMEINKIRNWVKNNVEIENILHYNSDRILKTTCDQNEEYLNKFFKSCK; translated from the coding sequence ATGAATAGCAATGAAGAACTGGTGGTGGAGGCACCAACTCAATTAACATTAGATGCGAACCTGCAGTTTAAAAGGCAAGCCAGCGAAGTTAGTCAGAAAAAACTGGTTATAAATAGGGAAAGGTGTATTGATCCTACGTTAATAGATTCCTTTTTAAGTGCATTGAGGCATGGTAGTGACGATGTTATAAGGCAAAAGATAAATAATTATGTGAAGGATAGTACCACGCTACCGTCACGAATAGATAAATGTAACGAATTTGTGAAAGATGAATTGTACCCAAACTGGAAATTAAGAAAGGAAGTGATAAATTTCTGTGAATTGCAAGCTACCAAGATGCAAAAAGAACTTGAGACACATTCAGATCGTCGTAATACAACCTTAGTTGATGCAAGAATCGATCCATATGCTGAGAGGGATTTGAGAGAACAAGAGGAAATGAAGTATATGGAGATCAATAAGATTAGAAACTGGGTGAAAAATAATgtagaaattgaaaatatactGCATTATAATAGCGATAGAATATTGAAGACGACTTGTGatcaaaatgaagaataCTTAAATAAGTTTTTTAAGAGTTGTAAATAA
- the SRO77 gene encoding putative Rab GTPase-binding protein SRO77 (similar to Saccharomyces cerevisiae SRO77 (YBL106C) and SRO7 (YPR032W); ancestral locus Anc_7.442), protein MFKGNRLKGVSNPFKSSSSTSPATSPVLKSSESKLHNPFKSSPASRQDSTFKAVSQTFKSADSKLFDPRDIQINGVNGRIVCSAFDFSQSLLAVATDTGDIHVFGQKQTDVVFNFGSKIPISHLKFVKGIYLVAIDSKDSIMIISLYSKTLLTTVFPPSKITCVECDPSLDWIILGLQSGTIVIYDVDRDVMSDISIENLQKSYYFPKERLSPVISINWNPRDVGTLLISYGHVTVTYSLLDMEVVKDFIYKLPPYAPGGDASARDIDRERIPRVMQSLYHPNSLHILTVHEDNSLVFWDANTGKLIGARTLFDTDVNLPQNDAELMNFASDTSNITNVSWICQNNAEHTALIIATRSERDNTQGLTIIELGGTPLYSITSYDQMKKYYFNPKQQKISLLVDKSKLLKVMPIPKASPYFGGCHDPTFILLLFESGELETMLYPSASFTSKSSLFPPCLSWATPLVSNSMALSVPSKLWLGMMSAAAVKEGIVKGGSPAKKPMRTQTTRSALLTGHSNGSVRICDASSKELDDNAMFEINIGRILNRAYNISIGEMSLAPETLELAVASELGGEVVLFKFEVNKFYNDKNVTDNLNLKLSRFSINDINDTIIDVRDRAPHNVKQGFMPNCIVNAKQGTVTALKNSNIGFVGIAYSTGTVLLLDRRGPAVIYMENLRNISRIRSLQVTSIEFSIMEYGEDGYSSILMLCGTDVGELLIYKILPERNGRFCVEFIEATRTNNDSPIIKIEAFAKESGYSCEANILKMQELSKGIPIPGYVITTARNDVRLTKLGRSKVSHKTFKYPAVASSLMYIPGSSERKTLMPYFGVLLSNGGVKVYSIPDVREVKAMQLPTQIHSKYIRESSFLKNGDIYTRTNTFKSILLSVVNDATNVGSNPRDQTPDTLYNPNLKIPYRPQVNSLQWARGTVYCTPAQLDMILGGERRAESKYKESLIARGTLTLKPKGDKNGIEEPYKKPIRHTSPRTGAYGVFKNVSRTVETTWDSLETQMNDYATAMGQSMNDMMEETGKDIVKGSLGI, encoded by the coding sequence ATGTTCAAAGGCAACCGATTGAAAGGGGTGAGTAACCCATTTAAGTCCTCTTCTTCGACCTCTCCTGCGACCTCTCCAGTCCTAAAGAGCAGCGAAAGTAAGTTGCACAACCCATTCAAGTCATCTCCAGCAAGTCGTCAGGACTCTACATTCAAGGCTGTAAGCCAGACATTTAAGTCCGCTGATTCGAAGTTGTTTGATCCTAGagatattcaaataaatggGGTAAACGGAAGAATTGTCTGCAGTGCATTTGATTTCTCCCAAAGTTTGTTAGCTGTAGCTACAGATACAGGAGATATACATGTTTTTGGTCAGAAACAAACAGACGTAGTGTTTAATTTTGGTAGTAAGATCCCTATTTCccatttgaaatttgttAAGGGTATATATCTTGTAGCCATTGATTCTAAGGATTCTATTATGATAATCTCGTTATATTCGAAAACATTATTGACTACTGTCTTCCCACCTAGCAAAATTACATGTGTAGAATGTGACCCTTCGTTAGACTGGATTATATTAGGTCTACAAAGTGGTACAATCGTCATTTATGATGTTGATCGTGATGTAATGTCTGATatttccattgaaaatcttcaaaagagCTATTACTTCCCAAAAGAACGTCTGTCACCAgtgatttcaataaattggaACCCAAGGGACGTTGGTACgttattaatttcatatGGGCATGTCACAGTTACCTATTCTTTGCTTGATATGGAAGTGGTAAAAGACTTCATCTATAAACTGCCACCATACGCCCCAGGTGGTGATGCATCTGCCAGAGATATTGATAGAGAAAGAATACCCAGGGTTATGCAGTCACTTTACCATCCAAATTCATTGCATATACTTACTGTGCACGAAGATAATTCTTTAGTATTCTGGGACGCTAATACGGGCAAACTAATAGGTGCGAGGACATTATTCGATACCGATGTTAATTTACCACAAAACGATGCGGAGCTAATGAATTTTGCCAGTGACACATCCAATATTACAAATGTCTCATGGATTTGTCAAAATAATGCAGAACACACTGCTCTAATAATTGCGACAAGGTCAGAAAGGGATAATACACAAGGTCTGACTATAATCGAACTTGGCGGTACGCCGTTATATAGTATCACTTCCTATgatcaaatgaaaaaatactACTTCAACCCTAAACAACAGAAAATATCACTCTTAGTTGATAAATCGAAGTTATTAAAAGTTATGCCAATTCCTAAAGCGTCTCCTTATTTTGGAGGATGCCATGATCCAACATTTATATTACTACTTTTCGAAAGTGGTGAACTGGAGACTATGTTATATCCTTCCGCTTCCTTCACGTCGAAATCCTCTTTATTCCCTCCTTGCCTATCTTGGGCTACACCCCTTGTTTCAAACTCGATGGCTCTTTCAGTACCATCTAAATTATGGCTAGGTATGATGTCAGCAGCAGCAGTCAAAGAAGGCATAGTAAAAGGAGGTTCTCCAGCTAAAAAACCAATGAGAACACAAACTACTAGAAGTGCGTTGTTAACTGGACACAGTAATGGATCAGTTAGAATATGTGATGCTTCATCTAAAGAATTGGATGACAACGCAATGTTCGAAATCAATATTGGAAGAATATTGAATCGTGCATATAATATTTCTATTGGTGAAATGTCCTTAGCACCAGAAACTTTAGAACTTGCAGTAGCAAGTGAACTTGGTGGAGAAGTTGTattgttcaaatttgaGGTAAATAAGTTTTACAACGATAAAAATGTAACGGACAACCTAAATCTAAAACTCTCTAGGTTCTCCataaatgatattaatgATACCATAATAGATGTAAGAGACAGAGCGCCTCATAATGTTAAGCAAGGGTTTATGCCAAACTGTATCGTAAATGCCAAGCAAGGTACTGTCACTGCCTTAAAGAACAGTAATATTGGGTTTGTGGGTATTGCATATTCTACGGGTACTGTACTGTTGCTTGATAGAAGGGGACCTGCTGTAATTTACatggaaaatttgagaAATATCTCTAGAATTAGAAGTTTACAGGTAACTTCAATAGAGTTTAGCATAATGGAATATGGAGAAGATGGTTACTCCAGTATTCTCATGTTGTGTGGTACTGATGTCGGTGAGCTCCTcatttataaaatattgCCTGAGAGAAATGGTAGGTTTTGTGTTGAGTTCATTGAAGCAACAAGAACTAATAACGATAGTCCAATAATTAAGATTGAGGCATTTGCTAAAGAGTCTGGATATTCTTGCGAGGccaatattttgaaaatgcaaGAGCTAAGCAAAGGAATTCCAATTCCAGGTTACGTTATAACGACAGCTAGAAATGACGTACGGTTGACAAAATTGGGTAGGTCAAAGGTATCGCATAAAACATTTAAATATCCAGCTGTTGCATCGAGTTTAATGTATATACCAGGGAGCTCTGAAAGAAAAACACTGATGCCATATTTTGGTGTTTTATTGAGCAACGGTGGTGTTAAAGTATATTCAATTCCTGATGTGAGAGAGGTCAAGGCCATGCAGTTACCAACACAGATACATTCAAAATACATTAGAGAGTCTTCTTTCCTTAAGAATGGGGATATTTACACTAGAACTAACACATTCAAGTCAATCCTGCTAAGTGTGGTTAACGATGCAACCAATGTGGGTAGTAATCCCAGAGATCAAACACCCGACACATTGTATAATCCAAACTTAAAGATCCCATATAGACCACAGGTTAACTCATTACAATGGGCTAGAGGCACAGTATACTGTACACCTGCTCAGTTGGACATGATTTTAGGTGGCGAGAGAAGAGCAGAGTCTAAGTATAAGGAAAGTCTGATCGCTAGGGGTACTCTTACTTTGAAACCTAAGGGTGATAAAAATGGCATTGAAGAGCCATACAAGAAACCTATCAGACACACCAGTCCTAGAACTGGAGCATATGgtgttttcaaaaatgtatCTAGAACCGTGGAGACTACATGGGACTCTTTGGAGACACAAATGAATGATTACGCCACGGCAATGGGCCAGAGTATGAATGATATGATGGAGGAGACTGGTAAAGATATCGTAAAAGGTTCATTAGGTATATAA
- the PKC1 gene encoding protein kinase C (similar to Saccharomyces cerevisiae PKC1 (YBL105C); ancestral locus Anc_7.441) — protein MLSHLEEDINRKIAVEQNIIQGATNLKKKTDNSMVIQKCNTNIREARQNIEYLHETLRKLRVSDQPNDEIPKDKPKEYGYLSTISPNEHMFSRLDLVKYDCPSLSQRIQYMLQQLEFKLQVEKQYQEANAKLTKLYQIDGDARSSSAAQGGAFESKHRIIMLKRALKKYQAINVDLDQYKHHDQEFLNHAQPKFRRKPLTGVLNIGITAIRDVDHIQSPMFAKSPETFITFKIDDTIKAQSKLSRNDRWNDEFQIQVSKGNEVEITVYDKVNDVVTPVAIMWLLLSDIVEEIRKKKASQTNGEQRWVSASNIVSTESARSSHDHLNNDNRMFTAETSGITDPATQANMGNQITTSQWFVLEPAGQILLNLGFYKTSQPQRKHVMGGLHRHGAIINRKEEIFEQHGHHFVQKSFYNIMCCAYCGDFLRYSGFQCQDCKFLCHKKCYTNVVTKCIAKTSNDVDPNEAKLNHRIPHRFEPSSNRGTKWCCHCGYILPWGKQKVRKCSECGIMCHAQCAHLVPDFCGMSMEMANRILKTIQDAKRTQEQKRRLPPSSRTASTHAKGLNASPNKSVNESRHSVFLEGNEKEDQHITSEFSETPLNFISKQEQSRPDDKPQNRVGATDRLNDYIGENEAYLNFTNNAQNNEGSDQSSAFTRTLDPSINDGEPNTMVSELGHDDEEYKQNLYNEKSRLWEKQRNEMEIELENERKQIQQYAEENLERELKYRGKISLETREEYEELLVPDGYEAGNVTVETTHSNPFRDMNERTFQMEQQNLVQEAIEKVTTSPHKDTPLPNEEEVYLQKTAIKHKKKSSKRRKVSLDNFILLKVLGKGNFGKVILSKSKNTGRLCAIKVLKKDNIIQNHDIESARAEKKVLLLATKTKHPFLTNLYCSFQTENRIYFAMEFIGGGDLMWHVQNQRLSVRRAKFYAAEVLLALKYFHDNGVIYRDLKLENILLTPQGHIKIADYGLCKDEMWYGNKTSTFCGTPEFMAPEILKDQEYTRAVDWWAFGVLLYQMLLCQSPFSGDDEDEVFNAILTDEPLYPIDMAGDIVQIFQGLLTKDPQSRLGGGPRDALEVMEEPFFHNINFDDILHLRVQPPYIPDIKSAEDTSYFEQEFTSAPPTLTPLPSVLTTSQQEEFRGFSFMPEDLEL, from the coding sequence ATGTTATCTcatttagaagaagatattaatAGAAAAATAGCCGTGgaacaaaatatcattcaaGGTGCTACAAATCTTAAGAAAAAGACTGATAATTCCATGgttattcaaaaatgtaATACAAATATCAGAGAGGCACGTcagaatattgaatatttacATGAGACTTTAAGAAAACTGCGTGTAAGTGATCAAcctaatgatgaaattcCGAAGGACAAGCCGAAAGAATACGGCTATTTATCGACTATTTCTCCAAATGAGCATATGTTTTCACGTCTAGATTTAGTTAAGTACGATTGTCCATCTTTATCACAAAGGATTCAGTACATGTTACAACAACTGGAGTTTAAGCTTCAGGTAGAAAAACAATATCAGGAAGCTAATGCAAAATTGACGAAGCTATACCAGATCGATGGAGATGCACGTAGTAGTTCTGCGGCACAAGGTGGCGCTTTTGAGTCAAAACACAGGATTATAATGTTAAAGAGGgctttaaaaaaatatcaggCAATCAATGTCGATTTGGATCAATACAAGCATCACGATCAGGAATTCCTTAATCACGCTCAGCCAAAATTCAGAAGGAAACCGTTAACTGGGGTACTTAATATAGGAATTACAGCTATAAGGGATGTGGACCATATTCAATCCCCAATGTTTGCTAAATCTCCAGAAACCTTTATCACATTTAAAATCGATGACACCATAAAAGCTCAAAGTAAACTTTCGAGAAATGATAGATGGAACGACGAATTTCAGATACAGGTCAGCAAAGGTAATGAGGTTGAGATTACCGTCTATGATAAAGTGAATGACGTTGTAACTCCAGTTGCTATTATGTGGCTGTTATTGTCTGACATTGTCGAAGAGATCCGTAAGAAAAAAGCTAGTCAAACAAACGGCGAACAAAGGTGGGTGAGTGCATCTAATATTGTCAGCACGGAAAGTGCGCGAAGTTCACATGATCActtaaataatgataatagaATGTTTACTGCAGAAACTTCTGGAATTACAGATCCAGCTACTCAGGCAAATATGGGTAATCAAATTACGACAAGCCAATGGTTCGTTCTTGAGCCAGCTggtcaaattttgttgaatttaGGGTTTTACAAGACATCTCAGCCTCAAAGAAAGCACGTTATGGGTGGGTTACATCGTCATGGTGCCATCATAAATaggaaagaagaaatatttgaacAACATGGGCATCATTTCGTGCAAAAGTCTTTTTACAATATTATGTGTTGTGCCTACTGTGGTGATTTCCTTAGATATTCCGGCTTCCAGTGTCAAGATTGTAAGTTCTTATGTCATAAAAAATGTTACACTAATGTTGTAACAAAATGCATTGCCAAAACTTCGAATGACGTCGATCCTAACGAGGCAAAATTGAATCACCGCATTCCTCATAGATTCGAACCTTCATCAAACCGTGGTACTAAATGGTGCTGTCACTGTGGTTATATCTTGCCATGGGGTAAGCAGAAGGTTCGTAAATGTAGCGAATGTGGCATCATGTGTCATGCTCAATGTGCTCATTTGGTACCCGATTTCTGCGGTATGTCTATGGAAATGGCTAACAGAATTCTCAAGACTATTCAAGACGCTAAACGTACTCAAGAGCAAAAAAGGAGATTACCACCATCATCACGCACCGCATCAACTCATGCAAAGGGTCTGAACGCCTCTCCTAACAAATCTGTTAATGAGTCACGTCATTCTGTCTTCTTGGAAGGGAATGAAAAGGAAGACCAACATATTACATCAGAATTCAGCGAGACTCctttgaatttcatttcaaagCAAGAACAATCTCGCCCCGACGACAAACCTCAAAATAGGGTTGGTGCAACTGATAGATTGAATGATTATATAGGTGAAAATGAGGCATATCTGAATTTTACCAATAATGcacaaaataatgaagggTCAGACCAGTCTTCGGCATTTACTAGAACATTAGATCCATCTATAAATGATGGTGAACCAAATACAATGGTTTCTGAGTTGGGTCatgatgacgaagaatATAAACAAAACCTGTATAACGAGAAATCTAGATTATGGGAGAAGCAACGTAACGAAATGGAAATTGAACTGGAAAATGAAAGGAAGCAAATTCAGCAATatgctgaagaaaatttagaaagGGAATTGAAGTATCGTggtaaaatttctttagaAACTCGCGAAGAGTACGAAGAGCTGCTCGTTCCAGATGGTTACGAGGCTGGTAATGTCACAGTAGAGACCACCCATTCTAATCCATTCCGTGATATGAATGAGCGGACTTTCCAAATGGAACAGCAAAACCTCGTTCAAGAAGCCATCGAGAAAGTAACAACCTCACCGCATAAGGACACTCCCCTTCCTAACGAAGAGGAGGTATACTTACAAAAGACGGCGATTAAACATAAAAAGAAGAGCAGTAAACGTAGAAAGGTTTCTTTGGATAACTTTATTTTACTGAAGGTTTTAGGTAAAGGTAACTTCGGTAAGGTTATTCTCTcaaaatccaaaaataCAGGCCGCTTATGTGCTATCAAGGTTTTGAAGAAGGACAAcataattcaaaatcatgATATAGAAAGTGCTAGAGCAGAGAAGAAAGTTTTATTGTTGGCTACAAAGACTAAACACCCTTTTTTGACCAACTTATATTGTTCTTTCCAAACGGAAAATCGTATTTATTTTGCCATGGAATTTATTGGTGGGGGTGATTTGATGTGGCACGTACAAAACCAAAGATTATCTGTAAGGAGAGCCAAGTTTTATGCTGCTGAAGTTCTGTTAGCATTGAAGTACTTCCATGACAATGGTGTTATTTACCGTGATctgaaattagaaaatattttgttaaCACCACAGGGCCATATAAAGATAGCCGATTATGGGTTATGTAAAGATGAAATGTGGTACGGAAATAAGACATCGACATTCTGTGGTACTCCAGAATTCATGGCGccagaaattttgaaagatcaaGAATACACCAGGGCGGTTGATTGGTGGGCATTTGGTGTATTACTATATCAAATGTTGCTTTGTCAATCCCCATTCTCTggagatgatgaagatgaagttTTTAATGCTATTCTGACAGATGAGCCTCTTTACCCGATCGATATGGCAGGTGACATTGTGCAAATATTCCAAGGGTTATTGACGAAGGATCCTCAAAGCCGTCTTGGCGGCGGTCCTCGCGATGCCTTGGAGGTCATGGAAGAACCATTTTTCCATAATATCAACTTTGATGACATACTGCATCTAAGGGTGCAGCCACCATATATTCCAGATATCAAATCGGCAGAGGACACATCATACTTTGAACAGGAATTTACGTCTGCTCCTCCTACTTTAACACCATTACCGTCTGTCCTAACTACCAGCCAGCAAGAGGAATTCCGTGGCTTCTCATTCATGCCAGAAGACTTGGAGCTCTGA